In Arachis stenosperma cultivar V10309 chromosome 1, arast.V10309.gnm1.PFL2, whole genome shotgun sequence, one DNA window encodes the following:
- the LOC130943554 gene encoding GCN5-related N-acetyltransferase 7, chloroplastic yields the protein MTPLSSSSSSCSSLPFPIPIHTRSSSSSSSSSSSSFIYYFPVLSNVRTQIQCSASTTDVCTQSPKIDTSLLTIAESFYEDELWAAASLRVRSFNRFHPDTFGLQDHRKYLAEREFEALKERVSGKRLGFRRVSCINASLPMSHILSLSLSDDFCSSCKFSDGGEDRVVVGTLDLNQCLSLPDEISGTKPELNEPDITRAYLSNVCVAEELHRNGLGYALLEKSKLVAYDWGITDLYVHVAVDNEPAKKLYTKSGFVYESDEPAWQARFLDRPRRLLLWKGLAIS from the exons ATgactcctctttcttcttcttcttcttcttgttcctctcttccctttccaattccaaTTCACactcgttcttcttcttcttcttcttcttcttcttcttcttctttcatataCTATTTCCCTGTTTTGTCTAACGTCAGGACACAAATCCAATGCTCTGCTTCAACTACCGACGTCTGTACTCAATCTCCAAAAATCGACACCTCCCTACTCACCATCGCCGAGTCCTTCTACGAGGATGAGCTTTGGGCCGCCGCCTCCCTCCGCGTCCGTTCCTTCAACCGCTTCCACCCTGACACCTTTGGCCTCCAA GATCACAGAAAGTACTTGGCTGAGCGCGAGTTCGAAGCACTTAAGGAGCGTGTTTCTGGGAAAAGACTCGGCTTTAGGAGAGTCTCTTGCATCAATGCTTCCCTTCCCATGTCTCATATATTGAGCCTCTCCCTCTCCGATGATTTTTGCTCTTCATGTAAG TTTTCTGATGGTGGAGAAGACCGGGTTGTGGTTGGCACTCTTGACCTTAATCAGTGCTTGAGCCTTCCAGATGAAATTTCAGGGACAAAGCCAGAG TTAAATGAACCAGATATCACAAGGGCATACCTTAGCAATGTATGTGTTGCAGAAGAGTTGCACAGAAATGGATTGGGGTATGCACTTCTTGAAAAATCAAAGTTAGTTGCCTATGATTGGG GCATAACAGATTTGTACGTCCATGTTGCTGTTGACAATGAACCAGCAAAGAAACTGTATACCAAGAGTGGTTTTGTCTATGAAAGTGATGAACCTGCATGGCAGGCCAGGTTTCTAGACCGACCCCGGAGGCTGCTTCTATGGAAAGGCCTGGCAATCAGCTAG
- the LOC130938150 gene encoding VAN3-binding protein, with the protein MSMRMSSGNSDLSLSVSDAHPETMDFLSLAWCNFAVQALAPPPPHLQLDPLPSPNKMENCAKMDGPDFMSLPPWNSNNDVKSWLRMQQAMHPELNYNTCFRKKWMPWKEMVAPLKSVSIKKWFKEIKQKRKEEQRLQRAEVHAAVSIAGVAAALAAIAADNNNKKENKDDDDDESKVNKEEREAAIASAAALVASQCAKVAEAMGANKQQLSNVITSAITATSTTDILTFTAAAATSLKGAATLKARTGCNNNNRPSGGAPVLPIEDNNNNHDDFNFDFDKGRYILAQGAELYVESPQGKYMPRSVSVILDGRAKVVLIMRKHNLFKSKKESIVVNMHAEVYKGSEEADGDTCYLIALTTRGGALFKLDMATDFRRYKTWATTINRMLKISAHHKHDLQYY; encoded by the exons ATGAGCATGAGAATGAGTAGTGGTAATTCGGATTTGAGTTTATCAGTTTCAGATGCACATCCTGAGACAATGGATTTCCTTTCACTTGCATGGTGCAACTTTGCCGTACAAGCTCTTGCCCCTCCTCCCCCTCACCTTCAATTGGACCCTCTACCTTCCCCCAACAAG ATGGAAAATTGTGCTAAGATGGATGGTCCAGATTTCATGTCTCTTCCACCATGGAACTCCAATAATGATGTCAAG TCATGGTTACGGATGCAGCAAGCTATGCATCCTGAACTGAACTACAACACTTGTTTCCGCAAGAAATGG ATGCCATGGAAGGAAATGGTGGCGCCTTTGAAGAGTGTGTCAATAAAGAAATGGTTTAAGGAGATAAAGCAGAAGAGGAAAGAGGAGCAGAGGTTGCAAAGGGCAGAGGTGCATGCAGCAGTATCCATCGCAGGTGTTGCCGCCGCTCTTGCTGCCATTGCTGCTGACAACAATAATAAGAAGGAAaataaagatgatgatgatgatgagtccAAAGTCAATAAGGAAGAGAGGGAAGCAGCCATAGCATCTGCGGCTGCATTGGTGGCATCGCAGTGTGCAAAAGTAGCTGAGGCCATGGGTGCTAACAAACAACAACTCTCCAATGTCATTACCTCCGCCATCACTGCCACTTCCACCACTGATATCCTTACTTTCACTGCTGCTGCCGCTACAT CACTAAAAGGAGCAGCAACACTAAAAGCAAGAACAGGATGCAACAATAATAACAGACCTAGTGGGGGAGCCCCAGTCTTGCCTATTgaagacaacaacaacaaccacgATGACTTCAATTTTGATTTCGACAAGGGCAGATATATTCTTGCACAGGGTGCTGAGCTATATGTGGAGTCACCACAAG GGAAGTACATGCCCAGATCAGTTTCTGTCATTCTAGACGGTAGAGCCAAG GTTGTACTTATCATGAGGAAGCATAATCTATTTaaaagcaagaaagaga GTATTGTGGTGAATATGCATGCCGAGGTGTACAAAGGTTCAGAAGAAGCAGATGGTGACACGTGTTATCTGATAGCTCTGACAACAAGAGGAGGGGCATTATTCAAGCTAGACATGGCCACTGATTTCCGTCGTTACAAGACATGGGCCACCACCATCAACCGGATGCTCAAGATCTCCGCTCATCATAAACATGACCTCCAATATTACTGA
- the LOC130943539 gene encoding mannosyltransferase APTG1-like isoform X2, with product MKAPRLLQSVFAAVGDLYSYKLSAVLFGDNVAKWALFSQLVNWFMFYCSVRTLSNSLETVLTVVSLYFWPCMRSSSRSFTVSRKWGLVLAALACAIRPTSAIIWLYVGLLEFSKARDKLKLLFLEVAPVGMLVLGLTCLLDRIMYGTWILVPLNFLKFNFLSSGGDYYGTHKWHWYFTQGFPVMIFSFLPFCSAGIIYSKQWRYACLLAWVMGLYSVLGHKEFRFVLPVLPIALIFSGYCLAVIEDPGLPGYKGKESPKKHTKRSLKLILSVIFLLATNIPMALYMSLVHQRGPEDVMNHLAREARDGKVKNILFLTPCHATPYYSLLHHDLPMRFLDCTPSEERGVLDESDRFLMDPVPFLLEYAKNMSLPSHIVLFDSEEQKLNNLLNSYGYREERRFFNAHFKVDRELQASIVVYVHIGR from the exons ATGAAGGCTCCACGGCTGCTGCAGTCTGTGTTTGCTGCAGTTGGTGATTTGTACTCATACAAACTTTCTGCAGTTCTCTTTGGTGACAATGTTGCGAAATGGGCT CTCTTTTCCCAGTTGGTCAATTGGTTTATGTTCTATTGTTCTGTTCGCACACTATCGAACAGCTTGGAGACTGTTCTTACAGTTGTATCACTATACTTTTGGCCCTGCATGAGATCTTCTAGTAGAAGTTTCACTGTTTCAAGGAAGTGGGGTTTAGTTTTGGCAGCATTAGCTTGTGCAATCCGACCAACAAGCGCAATCATATGGCTGTATGTTGGCCTACTTGAATTTTCAAAGGCACGCGACAAATTGAAACTCCTTTTTTTGGAGGTCGCACCCGTTGG GATGCTGGTGCTCGGACTTACCTGCTTATTAGATCGTATCATGTATGGCACATGGATTCTAGTACCacttaattttctaaaattcaattttctttcttcGGGTGGAGACTATTATGGAACTCACAAGTGGCACTGGTACTTCACTCAGGGATTTCCAGTGATGATCTTCTCTTTCTTACCATTTTGCTCAGCTGGTATCATTTATTCAAAACAGTGGAGATATGCATGTCTTCTTGCTTGGGTTATGGGTTTATACAGTGTACTAGGTCACAAGGAGTTCAG GTTTGTGTTGCCCGTTCTTCCCATAGCTCTGATCTTCTCTGGTTATTGTTTGGCTGTGATAGAAGATCCTGGCTTGCCCGGTTATAAAGGAAAAGAATCTCCAAAGAAGCATACCAAACGTTCTCTGAAGTTGATACTTTCCGTCATATTTTTGCTTGCTACCAATATTCCAATGGCCCTGTACATGAGTTTGGTTCATCAG AGGGGACCTGAGGATGTTATGAACCACCTTGCCAGAGAAGCTCGTGATGGGAAAGTGAAAAACATCCTATTCCTAACTCCTTGCCACGCCACCCCGTACTACTCCTTGCTGCATCACGACCTGCCAATGCGATTCCTGGACTGCACACCAAG CGAAGAGAGAGGAGTTCTTGATGAATCTGACCGTTTTCTGATGGATCCTGTTCCATTTCTATTGGAATATGCGAAAAATATGTCCCTGCCAAGCCACATTGTTTTATTTGATTCGGAAGAACAAAAATTGAACAACTTATTAAATTCATATGGTTATAGAGAG GAAAGAAGATTTTTTAATGCTCACTTCAAGGTGGATCGCGAACTTCAAGCATCGATCGTTGTCTACGTCCATATAGGGCGGTGA
- the LOC130943539 gene encoding mannosyltransferase APTG1-like isoform X1, giving the protein MRRRHKNDVDKQKHESRDSRKSESDYSASFFSSEKRVFFFCLVFRMLNSLLVQTYFNPDEHWQGPEVAHRIAFGYGHLTWEWKRGIRSYLHPVLFVPLYRFLAFLNLDTPLVMMKAPRLLQSVFAAVGDLYSYKLSAVLFGDNVAKWALFSQLVNWFMFYCSVRTLSNSLETVLTVVSLYFWPCMRSSSRSFTVSRKWGLVLAALACAIRPTSAIIWLYVGLLEFSKARDKLKLLFLEVAPVGMLVLGLTCLLDRIMYGTWILVPLNFLKFNFLSSGGDYYGTHKWHWYFTQGFPVMIFSFLPFCSAGIIYSKQWRYACLLAWVMGLYSVLGHKEFRFVLPVLPIALIFSGYCLAVIEDPGLPGYKGKESPKKHTKRSLKLILSVIFLLATNIPMALYMSLVHQRGPEDVMNHLAREARDGKVKNILFLTPCHATPYYSLLHHDLPMRFLDCTPSEERGVLDESDRFLMDPVPFLLEYAKNMSLPSHIVLFDSEEQKLNNLLNSYGYREERRFFNAHFKVDRELQASIVVYVHIGR; this is encoded by the exons ATGAGACGAAGACACAAGAATGACGTAGATAAACAAAAACACGAATCTAGAGATTCTCGCAAATCTGAATCAGATTATTCGGCGTCGTTCTTCTCTTCAGAGAAACGAGTGTTCTTCTTTTGTTTGGTGTTTCGAATGCTGAACTCTCTTTTGGTGCAGACATACTTCAATCCAGATGAACATTGGCAGGGACCCGAGGTTGCGCATCGCATTGCGTTTGG GTATGGCCATTTAACGTGGGAATGGAAAAGGGGCATCAGAAGCTACTTACACCCGGTGCTCTTCGTTCCGCTCTATAGGTTTCTTGCCTTTCTGAATCTTGATACCCCTTTGGTTATG ATGAAGGCTCCACGGCTGCTGCAGTCTGTGTTTGCTGCAGTTGGTGATTTGTACTCATACAAACTTTCTGCAGTTCTCTTTGGTGACAATGTTGCGAAATGGGCT CTCTTTTCCCAGTTGGTCAATTGGTTTATGTTCTATTGTTCTGTTCGCACACTATCGAACAGCTTGGAGACTGTTCTTACAGTTGTATCACTATACTTTTGGCCCTGCATGAGATCTTCTAGTAGAAGTTTCACTGTTTCAAGGAAGTGGGGTTTAGTTTTGGCAGCATTAGCTTGTGCAATCCGACCAACAAGCGCAATCATATGGCTGTATGTTGGCCTACTTGAATTTTCAAAGGCACGCGACAAATTGAAACTCCTTTTTTTGGAGGTCGCACCCGTTGG GATGCTGGTGCTCGGACTTACCTGCTTATTAGATCGTATCATGTATGGCACATGGATTCTAGTACCacttaattttctaaaattcaattttctttcttcGGGTGGAGACTATTATGGAACTCACAAGTGGCACTGGTACTTCACTCAGGGATTTCCAGTGATGATCTTCTCTTTCTTACCATTTTGCTCAGCTGGTATCATTTATTCAAAACAGTGGAGATATGCATGTCTTCTTGCTTGGGTTATGGGTTTATACAGTGTACTAGGTCACAAGGAGTTCAG GTTTGTGTTGCCCGTTCTTCCCATAGCTCTGATCTTCTCTGGTTATTGTTTGGCTGTGATAGAAGATCCTGGCTTGCCCGGTTATAAAGGAAAAGAATCTCCAAAGAAGCATACCAAACGTTCTCTGAAGTTGATACTTTCCGTCATATTTTTGCTTGCTACCAATATTCCAATGGCCCTGTACATGAGTTTGGTTCATCAG AGGGGACCTGAGGATGTTATGAACCACCTTGCCAGAGAAGCTCGTGATGGGAAAGTGAAAAACATCCTATTCCTAACTCCTTGCCACGCCACCCCGTACTACTCCTTGCTGCATCACGACCTGCCAATGCGATTCCTGGACTGCACACCAAG CGAAGAGAGAGGAGTTCTTGATGAATCTGACCGTTTTCTGATGGATCCTGTTCCATTTCTATTGGAATATGCGAAAAATATGTCCCTGCCAAGCCACATTGTTTTATTTGATTCGGAAGAACAAAAATTGAACAACTTATTAAATTCATATGGTTATAGAGAG GAAAGAAGATTTTTTAATGCTCACTTCAAGGTGGATCGCGAACTTCAAGCATCGATCGTTGTCTACGTCCATATAGGGCGGTGA